The nucleotide window GTCTCTTCGCCCGCCGGAGTAGGTTCGTCGTGCTGGTTAGCCCACGGCTTTCCTGTAGTCTCGGGGATCGTCGTTCCATTCGCCGTGTACGCTGTCCCTCCGCCCGCCTGGAAGCCCCTGAATGCGCCCTTTGTGCAGAACTCCCATACCTTCCCTACCACCTCACCCAACGTGCCCAGCGTGAATATCCTCCATGCCGCCGAAGTCGACGGTTGTGCGTTCGGGATTTCGTCGTGGTGCGCTGATGGCACCTCGAAGTCTGGGGCAACCTTGGTGGGACCTAAAGCTCTCCTGTAGTCAACATCAGAGTAGACACTGTCCTCCAACAGGCCATTCTCAACGCCGATGGGAGCTCCCATCGGCGTTGCATTGATTTGCCCTGCCAGAGTATATCTAAACTGACgacccttctcctcttctctgATGTCGTGCGCACCGTCCATGTCCATGTTCCATCCCATCGGTGTTGATGACCTTGTGCTGGCACGTTTTCGCTTGGCAGTGCCTGTGCCGAGGGCACCGTTGCCGTGTGTGTTCGTCATTGAGACATCAGAATACAGGCTCCCGTAGGTCGAGGCGGTCGGTGATGTGGCCGGAGGTCGAAACATGCCTGCGCTAAGTGTCTGGCCAGATTTTGGCGACGTATCGAAGTGAAATGTGCCAGGCACATGGAACTGTGGTGAGTACGACGCCATGGCGAACGGCTGGGCGGTGCCGAAGTGTGTCTCGATCGCGATGTCGACGCCCGACTGTTCCAGCGCAGAGCTTGATGGTTCAATGATGGGACAAAGCTGATGCGGTGGAATGGTCGCAGACTGTTGATTCGCAGACTCTCAGTCGCAGTGGATGGCGTGCATTCAGCAGACGCACATGGTCCACCTCTAATCGCTATTCGTTCTTCGGTCTGAACTGCTGTCTTTTCCGGGCGGTGTTCAAGGTTATACAATCTCTTTCCTCACAGTCTCGTGGTCCCGTGGTTGAGTTGTCAGCgagtggggttgttgagctggCGGAGCTTGACGAACAGCCAACCAGATGTAAGGGCTGGCGAACTGGTGAGCGCCCGGTGCAAGTGGCAGCTtcaccgccaacctcaagccTGGATCCCTATCTTGCGATTGTTGTTACACTGGAGCCGCTGTGTTCAAATCGCCACGCCGGGGCTTTTGTCAACTGTCGGGGCATATAAACATTGGCGTCTCAGGAGTTGGAAAACGAATGGATGGATCTTTGCTCCTTCAATGGTGGGAAAGCACCGTCGTCGAATGTTTTTGTTGAAGTGGAATGCGCCTGCGCCAAATATTCACCGCCTAGCTGGTATATCCCGGCACCAAAAGGGGGTGACGTAGCGGCGGGTGTTAAAGCCGTTCTGACAGTTCTTGGTCAGGGACCAAGCGCAATGTTGAAGATCCAAGGGACTGAGGCAAAGGGAGGTGACAACGTCACGGTTGTCACCAGTCTTCGAAGAATAATAGTTTGGGATAAGTATCAGGTTGTCAGCGGTCATTGGCATGTTCTGGTGAACAGCGCGACCACGACGGTTGCTGTGGCAAACAAGGACCATTGAAAATattgatggtggggtttggAACAACACGCCAATGCAGAGAAGGCGGTTGAAATTTGGGGAATTTGTACGTACAGTGCATTATTGGAACCCGCCCCACCATTAAATCCGGGGTCTTCTCCATATCACCGACTCTTAACATCATATGCTGCCTATTGTAATGGTGCAACTAATATTTGTAGTTATTGCTTCTAAACCTTGCGGTAGGAATAGCCTCGTCATGCCATGCAAGTCCCACACAAAACTCCAAATGCTCCGCGCAGAAAGCCCGTTCATAAAAAGCAAAAATCATGGCATCATAACCCTGACCTCGCCGTCTACTCCTTGTTGTAGTAGTCGTCCTGCATAGCCTTCTTCTGAGCAGAGACGCCGGAAGATTCGACGGCTTTATCACCCCTAACGTGCTCATGTCCCACCCAGTACGCATTCCACTCCTTGAAGAGATCGTCCGCCCAGGCCTGAATCTCGGGCAGTACGATCCTAGTCTTAACATAGGCAAATTCACCCAGGTCTAGCTTGTGGTCACCGCGCTTCTCGTACTCTACCATCTGCAAAAGAAGCTCCATCTTGTCGATGTCGTGCACATAGTGGCTCTCCAGTGTCTTGGAGTCTTCGTATTCTTGCCAGATGGCGCGAATCTCCTCGCCCACCTTCCCGCCATCCACGTTGCCCAGCAAGCCCTTGGTGATGTAGTCCATAGTTGTGGCCTCCCGGCGGCTCTTCTCCTGCTTTGGAACTCCGTCCACGGGTGTGATGTCGCCAACAATCGACTCGGCCATGTCGTGAATCAGGCACATCTTCATGCACTTCGCCATGTCGAGTTTGCTAGCCAGCGCT belongs to Podospora bellae-mahoneyi strain CBS 112042 chromosome 6, whole genome shotgun sequence and includes:
- a CDS encoding hypothetical protein (EggNog:ENOG503NWF9; COG:S), with amino-acid sequence MSPSAKENGSNGVSANGHDAVPDVAEVQLPQVEGEWTVDKVLDALPGDKPTEGTTSPLAFFHILEKLKTNKREGWRRFGINRGESISDHMYRMSLISMLAPPALASKLDMAKCMKMCLIHDMAESIVGDITPVDGVPKQEKSRREATTMDYITKGLLGNVDGGKVGEEIRAIWQEYEDSKTLESHYVHDIDKMELLLQMVEYEKRGDHKLDLGEFAYVKTRIVLPEIQAWADDLFKEWNAYWVGHEHVRGDKAVESSGVSAQKKAMQDDYYNKE